From the genome of Vibrio porteresiae DSM 19223, one region includes:
- a CDS encoding metal-dependent hydrolase, with amino-acid sequence MNRSGHHATSVLTMSVPITLGITHSLPWSVIIASVIGCCWGVTAPDDVEIRYTTDSETERNEDGSETQVSKTLLAHRGVSHDVLIWLCLLAGSYWWLFISPFALTTWYQPLLKGALFGVTYGAIIHLLADLPNGKGIPLFPFGPRVCLHLWKASENQALMCFLLFIATTALSVKIGMGYFELSMDWLITMKHQILLHAEHFSQFLINSADQINLLFHTYIPDLPR; translated from the coding sequence ATGAATCGTAGCGGACATCATGCTACATCGGTCCTCACTATGAGCGTGCCGATTACTTTAGGGATCACTCATTCCTTACCTTGGTCTGTCATTATCGCGTCCGTTATTGGTTGCTGTTGGGGAGTGACTGCCCCAGATGACGTGGAAATTCGGTATACCACCGACAGTGAAACTGAGCGAAATGAGGATGGCAGCGAAACACAAGTATCCAAAACCCTACTCGCCCACCGTGGTGTGTCTCATGATGTACTGATTTGGCTGTGCTTATTGGCAGGTTCTTATTGGTGGTTATTCATTTCACCTTTCGCGTTAACAACTTGGTATCAACCCTTGTTAAAAGGTGCACTCTTTGGCGTGACTTATGGGGCAATTATCCATTTATTAGCAGATCTCCCCAACGGCAAAGGCATTCCCCTCTTCCCTTTTGGCCCGCGAGTATGTCTTCATCTGTGGAAAGCATCAGAGAATCAAGCTTTGATGTGTTTTTTGTTATTTATTGCAACTACTGCCTTATCGGTGAAGATCGGCATGGGTTACTTTGAGTTATCTATGGATTGGCTTATCACAATGAAACATCAAATCTTGCTGCATGCAGAACACTTCAGCCAATTTTTGATCAACAGTGCTGACCAGATAAATCTGCTATTTCATACCTATATTCCAGACCTACCACGATAA